Proteins from a single region of Trichoplusia ni isolate ovarian cell line Hi5 chromosome 3, tn1, whole genome shotgun sequence:
- the LOC113508750 gene encoding uncharacterized protein LOC113508750, with amino-acid sequence MERCETTSFNVRGEGGTVERERAARAAASRKAERASLRALRPLEHPGAPAALARRRAAAQLEQDLAKLQAEWTLFVARSGLVRFPAEPAQYAHALTLHKDKQRELRRQLEMRLSALQAEVRQQLLLHRPWRCVEADFAEFPAPELAAVLSSKAVDVGTIRYPAPAGGHADDTIFVTPAQLAKLRELVTELQSDDVKLELRPLDVTVCAA; translated from the exons ATGGAGAGATGTGAAACTACTTCGTTCAATGTTCGTGGGGAGGGAGG GACGGTGGAGCGCGAGCGCGCGGCCCGCGCGGCGGCGTCCCGCAAGGCGGAGCGCGCGTCGCTGCGCGCGCTGCGGCCGCTGGAGCACCCcggcgcgcccgccgcgctcgcgcgccgccgcgccgccgcccagcTCGAGCAGGACCTCGCCAAGCTGCAGGCC GAGTGGACGCTGTTCGTGGCCCGCTCGGGGCTGGTTCGGTTCCCGGCCGAGCCTGCGCAGTACGCGCACGCGCTCACGCTGCACAAGGACAAGCAGAGGGAGCTGCGGCGACAGCTCGAG ATGCGCCTCTCAGCCCTCCAGGCGGAGGTCCGTCAGCAGCTGCTGCTGCACCGGCCGTGGCGCTGCGTCGAGGCGGACTTCGCGGAGTTCCCCGCGCCCGAGCTGGCCGCG GTGTTATCGTCGAAGGCGGTGGATGTGGGCACGATCCGCTACCCGGCGCCGGCCGGCGGCCACGCGGACGACACCATCTTCGTGACTCCCGCGCAGCTCGCCAA GTTGCGTGAGTTAGTCACAGAACTACAATCAGACGACGTGAAACTCGAGCTGCGGCCGCTAGATGTCACCGTGTGCGCTGCTTAG